The following coding sequences lie in one Cannabis sativa cultivar Pink pepper isolate KNU-18-1 chromosome 5, ASM2916894v1, whole genome shotgun sequence genomic window:
- the LOC133038180 gene encoding uncharacterized protein LOC133038180, protein MICAERLSALIWLYEERKWLHGCRVTRGAPCVSHMLFDEDNFLYCKANREEAQRVLELLNTFERASHQKVNLSKYSLFFSFNTDSGTHDSVLSTLHMRAADDHSFYLGLPSMVGRNNNVTFDFLKEKARKRIHNWESKRLSREGKEVLMKSVIQSLPTYAMSVILITLEIFKDVDRLMGRYW, encoded by the coding sequence ATGATCTGTGCGGAACGTTTGTCTGCTCTTATTTGGTTGTATGAGGAGAGGAAGTGGCTTCATGGTTGTCGGGTGACTAGGGGGGCTCCTTGTGTTTCCCATATGTTGTTTGATGAGGATAATTTTCTCTATTGTAAGGCAAACAGAGAAGAGGCTCAACGGGTCTTGGAGTTGCTTAATACTTTTGAGAGGGCGTCACATCAGAAGGTGAACCTTAGTAAGTATTCTCTTTTCTTCAGTTTTAATACCGATAGCGGGACTCATGATTCTGTTTTGTCTACTCTTCATATGAGGGCAGCGGATGATCATAGTTTTTATCTTGGGCTGCCTAGTATGGTGGGAAGAAATAATAATGTCACCTTCGACTTTTTAAAAGAGAAGGCGAGGAAGAGAATTCACAATTGGGAAAGTAAGCGCCTGTCTAGAGAGGGTAAGGAAGTGCTTATGAAATCAGTTATTCAATCTTTACCGACTTATGCTATGAGTGTGATCTTGATCACTTTGGAAATTTTCAAAGATGTGGATCGACTTATGGGTAGATATTGGTGA